In Kordiimonas pumila, a single genomic region encodes these proteins:
- a CDS encoding BolA/IbaG family iron-sulfur metabolism protein has product MAMSQDDIVKLIKEGLPGAIVKIEDLRGDGDHYAAHVVYEGFRGKSRVQQHQMVYSSLKGRMGGELHALALQTSAPE; this is encoded by the coding sequence ATGGCGATGTCGCAAGACGATATTGTAAAGCTGATCAAGGAAGGCCTTCCGGGCGCAATCGTAAAAATAGAAGACCTGCGCGGTGATGGTGATCATTATGCCGCTCATGTTGTTTATGAGGGCTTTCGCGGCAAATCACGTGTTCAGCAACACCAAATGGTTTACAGCAGCCTAAAAGGCCGTATGGGCGGCGAACTACACGCTCTTGCCCTTCAAACCAGCGCACCAGAATAG
- the grxD gene encoding Grx4 family monothiol glutaredoxin, giving the protein MSISERIQGYVNSDDVVLFMKGTPVFPQCGFSSVVSQVIQHLGVEYKTYNVLEDAELREGIKTFSDWPTIPQLYIKGEFVGGCDIVREMFETGELQQLLTEKGVQAN; this is encoded by the coding sequence ATGAGTATTTCAGAGCGTATCCAAGGCTATGTAAACAGTGACGATGTTGTTCTGTTTATGAAAGGCACACCGGTTTTCCCGCAGTGTGGTTTTTCCTCTGTTGTGAGCCAAGTTATCCAGCATCTGGGCGTAGAGTATAAAACCTATAATGTACTGGAAGATGCTGAACTGCGTGAAGGTATCAAAACCTTTTCAGATTGGCCAACAATCCCACAGCTTTATATTAAAGGCGAGTTTGTTGGCGGCTGTGACATCGTACGCGAAATGTTTGAAACTGGCGAATTACAGCAGCTTCTGACCGAAAAAGGTGTGCAGGCAAACTAA
- a CDS encoding NADP(H)-dependent aldo-keto reductase, producing the protein MEKRELGRTGIFVSKICLGSMTWGKQNTEEEGHAQIDLALDAGVNFIDTAEMYAVPPTQETYGKTEEIIGSWLAKSGKRSDVIIASKIAGPRTDIDYIRPHLQNDGKSDLDYQSVIEACDASLKRLKTDYIDLYQLHWPSRPVNMFGVLRYPAERGIKAKENKSDIPLSETLGAMADLVKAGKIRAVGVSNETPWGVMHALSLAEKEGLPRVASIQNPYNFLNRSFEIGLAEIAVHEQVGLLAYSPIAGGILSGKYAGGAQPEGARFTLYGKTFNRFLKPLGLAAMEKYVALARKHGLDPAQMANAFVNQQAFLTSNIIGATSLEQLKSNLDSHHITLSQEILAEIDAIETEFPVPCP; encoded by the coding sequence ATGGAAAAGCGTGAGCTTGGCCGTACCGGTATTTTTGTTAGTAAAATCTGCCTTGGCAGCATGACATGGGGCAAACAAAACACCGAGGAAGAAGGCCACGCGCAAATTGATCTCGCCCTCGATGCTGGTGTAAACTTTATCGATACAGCCGAAATGTATGCTGTGCCGCCAACACAGGAAACGTACGGCAAAACCGAAGAAATAATTGGTAGCTGGCTTGCTAAAAGCGGTAAGCGCAGTGACGTGATTATTGCCTCAAAAATTGCCGGGCCGCGTACGGATATTGACTATATCCGGCCACACCTTCAAAACGATGGTAAAAGTGATCTTGACTACCAATCCGTTATTGAAGCATGTGATGCCAGCCTGAAGCGCCTGAAAACAGATTACATTGACCTATACCAGCTTCATTGGCCCAGCAGGCCGGTTAATATGTTTGGTGTACTGCGGTACCCTGCTGAACGCGGTATAAAAGCCAAAGAAAACAAGTCAGACATACCCCTTAGCGAAACACTTGGCGCGATGGCTGATCTTGTAAAGGCTGGTAAAATTCGCGCTGTCGGCGTCTCAAACGAAACACCTTGGGGTGTTATGCATGCCCTATCCTTAGCCGAAAAAGAAGGCTTGCCAAGGGTTGCCAGCATTCAAAACCCGTACAACTTTCTTAATCGTTCCTTTGAGATTGGCCTTGCCGAAATTGCGGTGCATGAGCAGGTTGGCCTTCTTGCTTACTCGCCCATTGCAGGCGGTATCTTAAGCGGCAAATACGCGGGTGGTGCCCAGCCAGAGGGCGCCCGCTTCACACTATACGGCAAAACCTTTAATCGCTTTCTCAAGCCACTAGGCCTTGCCGCAATGGAAAAATACGTAGCCCTCGCCCGTAAACATGGGCTTGACCCAGCACAAATGGCAAATGCTTTTGTCAACCAGCAAGCGTTCCTCACCAGTAATATTATTGGCGCAACATCACTGGAACAGTTAAAAAGCAATCTTGATAGCCACCATATCACCCTCTCTCAAGAGATCCTCGCGGAAATAGATGCAATAGAGACAGAGTTCCCTGTCCCTTGCCCTTAA
- a CDS encoding tannase/feruloyl esterase family alpha/beta hydrolase, with protein sequence MKKLNWKRVTSTVLAGAIMIASGATGFIPALAGTAYAAPNQKAHIKDFDTFAAQCEAMNQIDLEDVGDMPGRVVRTEVVIDKKADSKYQSVYFKKRGHSQGIPTPELEYFPAHCLVEGYVTPHVQFSMMLPPVDNWNERFMLAACDAWCGRVGPEMPVPGLNSGFATLTNNGGHYSRAPFDGIWAHQDMRAREYFAHKANHVTAQVGKAIAEAFYGEKPKYSYLAGFSKGGNAGLFAAQRYPTDFDGIISKAPVVHYNAKNAAGFTWTALAVHPDGKNPVIYSDKLPIINKAVLDACDAYDGLVNGVIDNPNICDFDPAVLLCKPGQSEADNECLNEAQVEAVAKQYQNPTTADGTVYFEYPMDRGSEFDWARANLPVRGSDEKTFSLTGAATGLRYMVTPDNPGPGYDWRTFDYLENLPAMNEMAKILDPDATDMTPFKEAGGKMIIVHGWADAMITANMTKDWFKEVRDEMGAEVVDDFAQLYLVPGMVHGSGGTGPYVFDAIHPLMNWVEKGIAPTQLMMEDEPGSTPLRRRPEFPFPAYSKYSGKGDPNKAESFIKVTD encoded by the coding sequence ATGAAAAAATTAAACTGGAAACGCGTTACCAGCACGGTGCTGGCCGGGGCTATCATGATTGCAAGTGGGGCAACAGGGTTTATTCCTGCGCTTGCAGGTACAGCCTATGCAGCACCAAACCAAAAAGCACACATCAAGGATTTCGACACATTCGCAGCACAGTGTGAAGCCATGAACCAAATCGACCTTGAAGACGTGGGTGATATGCCGGGCCGCGTGGTTCGCACCGAAGTGGTCATCGACAAAAAAGCGGATAGCAAGTATCAGAGTGTATACTTCAAAAAACGCGGCCATAGTCAGGGCATACCAACACCAGAGCTTGAATATTTTCCAGCACACTGCCTTGTAGAAGGCTATGTAACACCGCATGTCCAATTTTCCATGATGCTGCCCCCTGTTGATAACTGGAACGAGCGCTTCATGCTGGCAGCATGCGATGCATGGTGTGGTCGTGTTGGCCCAGAAATGCCAGTACCGGGCCTGAACAGCGGCTTTGCCACCCTCACTAACAACGGTGGCCATTATAGCCGGGCGCCCTTTGATGGTATTTGGGCACATCAAGACATGCGTGCACGTGAATATTTTGCTCATAAGGCAAACCACGTTACAGCACAGGTTGGGAAAGCCATTGCCGAAGCTTTTTACGGTGAAAAGCCAAAATACAGCTACCTAGCAGGTTTTTCAAAAGGCGGGAACGCAGGGCTATTTGCAGCACAGCGTTACCCCACCGACTTTGACGGCATTATTTCAAAAGCACCTGTTGTGCATTATAATGCCAAAAACGCAGCAGGCTTTACATGGACAGCCCTTGCCGTGCATCCAGACGGGAAAAACCCTGTCATATACAGCGACAAGCTGCCGATCATTAACAAAGCTGTGCTTGATGCCTGTGATGCATATGACGGCCTCGTAAACGGCGTGATCGATAACCCCAACATTTGCGACTTTGATCCTGCTGTATTGCTCTGCAAACCCGGCCAGTCAGAAGCAGATAATGAATGCCTGAATGAAGCTCAGGTTGAAGCCGTTGCCAAACAGTATCAAAACCCAACAACGGCAGACGGTACAGTGTATTTTGAATACCCGATGGATCGTGGTTCAGAATTTGACTGGGCACGGGCAAACCTGCCTGTACGAGGTAGTGATGAAAAAACATTCTCTCTAACAGGCGCAGCAACCGGCCTTCGCTATATGGTAACACCAGACAACCCCGGCCCCGGCTATGATTGGCGCACGTTTGACTATCTGGAAAACCTACCCGCGATGAATGAAATGGCAAAAATTCTTGACCCAGATGCCACAGACATGACGCCTTTCAAAGAGGCTGGCGGCAAGATGATTATTGTGCACGGCTGGGCTGATGCCATGATCACCGCCAACATGACAAAAGACTGGTTCAAAGAAGTGCGCGATGAAATGGGTGCAGAAGTTGTAGACGACTTTGCCCAGCTTTATCTGGTGCCAGGCATGGTACACGGTAGCGGTGGCACAGGCCCCTATGTGTTCGATGCAATTCACCCGCTTATGAACTGGGTTGAAAAGGGTATTGCCCCAACACAGTTGATGATGGAAGATGAACCGGGCAGCACACCCCTGCGCCGCAGGCCAGAGTTTCCCTTCCCTGCCTATTCAAAATATAGCGGCAAGGGCGACCCAAACAAAGCTGAAAGCTTCATAAAGGTAACTGACTAA
- a CDS encoding class I SAM-dependent methyltransferase — MIKTVLKTAVCAAALVVASASMGTTGAQAQQAANKPHATTDHLGIQHLLEATKDPRRSLEDRGRDLARKPLKVLRFVGIQPGMTVVDLNSGGGWYTEILSRAVGESGKVYAHNGPVYWNFVKDNTAKRYGGGRLPNVTLLHEGTEELIGVPEASVDVVMTVLAYHDYWYNNEARMAPEDIPAILASIHKALKPGGAFVVVDHVAPAGSGTEAGDKYHRIDPAIVKEQVLAAGFAFAGESDALANPDDDHIKSPFDPSIRGKTDRFIFKFVK, encoded by the coding sequence ATGATCAAAACAGTATTAAAGACAGCCGTGTGTGCGGCAGCGCTCGTTGTGGCTTCTGCCAGTATGGGAACTACAGGGGCGCAGGCACAGCAAGCCGCTAACAAGCCACATGCTACAACTGATCATCTGGGTATTCAGCATTTACTTGAAGCGACAAAAGACCCACGCCGCAGTTTAGAGGACAGGGGCCGTGATCTGGCGCGCAAACCCTTGAAGGTGTTACGCTTTGTGGGTATTCAGCCGGGTATGACCGTGGTTGACCTAAACTCTGGCGGCGGCTGGTATACCGAAATTCTGTCACGCGCTGTGGGCGAAAGCGGCAAGGTATATGCCCATAATGGCCCGGTTTACTGGAACTTTGTGAAAGATAATACCGCAAAACGCTACGGCGGCGGACGGTTGCCAAATGTTACCTTGCTGCATGAAGGCACAGAGGAGCTGATAGGCGTGCCGGAAGCAAGTGTTGATGTGGTAATGACAGTGCTTGCCTACCACGATTACTGGTACAATAACGAAGCCCGTATGGCACCGGAAGATATCCCCGCTATTCTTGCGAGCATCCATAAGGCGCTAAAGCCCGGCGGTGCGTTTGTGGTGGTGGACCATGTGGCACCAGCAGGCAGCGGCACCGAGGCAGGCGATAAATATCACAGGATTGACCCGGCTATTGTAAAAGAACAGGTGCTGGCCGCAGGCTTTGCTTTCGCGGGCGAAAGCGATGCGCTGGCAAACCCGGATGATGATCATATAAAAAGCCCATTTGACCCAAGCATCAGGGGTAAAACTGACAGGTTTATCTTTAAATTTGTGAAATAG
- a CDS encoding SemiSWEET transporter yields the protein MALHIDTLGYGAAFLTTISFIPQALKVWREDNTSAISLGMYSLFVMGILLWLVYGAYIANYPITVANGITLCLAVSILYKKLQHVRAGRKL from the coding sequence ATGGCGCTGCATATTGACACCCTTGGCTACGGGGCCGCGTTTCTCACCACAATTTCCTTTATACCACAGGCCTTAAAGGTATGGCGCGAAGATAACACAAGTGCCATTTCGCTGGGTATGTACAGCCTGTTTGTAATGGGTATTTTGCTGTGGCTTGTATACGGGGCCTATATCGCGAATTACCCCATAACGGTCGCAAACGGCATTACCCTGTGCCTTGCTGTCAGCATTTTATATAAAAAGCTGCAACATGTGCGCGCAGGCAGAAAGCTTTAG
- a CDS encoding DUF3574 domain-containing protein, whose protein sequence is MQKLFCAIGMLAVLVVPAGSAVASCPVGTAAWQETQMFFGRGLKGGGEVSDSEWGVFVRDEITPRFPDGFTVVDAAGFWRGCPSLPSGVCERSKLLLVQYPAEMADADTKLKAIATTYAGRFHQQAVMRSDSSVCTQFYSADE, encoded by the coding sequence ATGCAAAAGCTTTTCTGTGCCATTGGTATGCTGGCTGTTCTGGTCGTGCCTGCGGGCAGTGCGGTAGCCAGTTGCCCCGTTGGTACGGCAGCATGGCAGGAAACCCAGATGTTTTTTGGTCGCGGCCTGAAAGGCGGCGGTGAAGTAAGCGATAGCGAGTGGGGCGTTTTTGTGCGCGATGAAATTACCCCCCGGTTCCCAGATGGTTTTACGGTTGTTGATGCCGCCGGGTTTTGGCGCGGCTGCCCCAGCCTGCCATCTGGTGTGTGTGAACGTAGCAAGCTGCTGCTGGTGCAATATCCGGCAGAGATGGCAGACGCAGACACAAAGCTGAAAGCTATTGCGACCACTTATGCCGGGCGTTTCCACCAGCAGGCGGTTATGCGCTCAGATAGCAGCGTGTGCACGCAGTTTTACAGCGCGGATGAGTAG
- a CDS encoding nuclear transport factor 2 family protein produces MDYQAFAEEWIAAWNSHDLDRIMAHYADDVRFRSPRAQQIVGVGEVVGKPALRAYWGKALALVPNLHFTLSGVYSGYDCVAIHYTNEKGVAVVESIMFGPDGLVSLSAGCYAAKS; encoded by the coding sequence ATGGATTATCAAGCATTTGCTGAGGAATGGATAGCCGCGTGGAACAGCCACGATCTAGACCGTATAATGGCGCATTATGCTGATGACGTGCGGTTTCGCTCGCCCCGCGCACAGCAGATTGTGGGGGTGGGCGAAGTGGTAGGCAAACCAGCACTTCGGGCTTATTGGGGCAAGGCGCTGGCGCTGGTGCCGAACCTGCATTTCACGCTTTCTGGTGTTTACAGCGGGTATGACTGTGTTGCCATTCACTATACAAACGAAAAGGGTGTCGCTGTGGTTGAAAGCATTATGTTTGGGCCGGACGGCCTTGTCAGCCTTTCAGCCGGTTGTTATGCAGCAAAAAGCTAA
- a CDS encoding nuclear transport factor 2 family protein: MADQQTESAVRAVIDEYAAACRAGSTARLKVIFAENALMSGYLGSQYLCGSTAPFLAYLENGTPPAKAGTPYTYEIPYLDCAVDVASVVMKEKGFMGMDFTNYFHLACVEGRWLIVSKTFHVDAVHS; encoded by the coding sequence ATGGCAGATCAACAGACAGAAAGCGCCGTGCGCGCTGTGATTGATGAATATGCCGCCGCCTGCCGTGCGGGCAGCACAGCGCGGCTAAAGGTGATATTCGCTGAAAATGCGCTGATGTCTGGCTATTTGGGGTCGCAGTATCTGTGTGGCAGTACCGCGCCGTTCCTTGCCTATCTGGAAAATGGCACACCGCCCGCCAAGGCAGGCACGCCTTATACATATGAAATACCTTATCTTGACTGCGCGGTAGATGTGGCCAGCGTGGTGATGAAGGAAAAGGGCTTTATGGGGATGGATTTTACCAATTATTTCCATCTTGCCTGTGTGGAAGGCCGCTGGCTTATTGTTAGCAAAACCTTTCATGTAGATGCTGTGCACAGCTAA
- a CDS encoding YybH family protein: protein MAIKVPQFLAAVLLFISFPAFGQDTAPAQPAVAPVPTVVDQEKAAITTQTEKFSAAYINGDVSGIMALFTDGAYIVPVNGNILSGQGPIRGFWQAAMQSPVVVTSFEMVPETLDIMGDWATDVGYYNGETKLQNGKKGSFGGAYVTVWRKAGGVWRMQYSMWRAGPKK, encoded by the coding sequence ATGGCGATAAAAGTACCCCAATTTCTAGCAGCAGTGCTGCTTTTCATAAGCTTCCCGGCTTTTGGGCAGGATACGGCCCCCGCGCAACCGGCCGTGGCCCCAGTACCTACGGTGGTGGACCAAGAAAAAGCAGCAATAACAACGCAAACGGAAAAGTTTAGCGCGGCTTATATTAACGGCGATGTTTCCGGCATTATGGCGCTGTTTACAGACGGGGCCTATATTGTGCCCGTGAACGGTAATATCCTTTCAGGGCAGGGGCCAATACGGGGCTTTTGGCAGGCCGCCATGCAAAGCCCGGTGGTGGTTACATCGTTTGAAATGGTGCCCGAAACGCTGGATATTATGGGTGATTGGGCCACAGATGTGGGCTATTATAACGGCGAAACCAAGCTGCAAAACGGTAAAAAGGGCAGCTTTGGCGGGGCTTATGTTACTGTTTGGCGCAAAGCAGGGGGTGTATGGCGGATGCAGTATAGCATGTGGCGCGCGGGGCCTAAGAAATAA
- a CDS encoding ImmA/IrrE family metallo-endopeptidase, which produces MTEYASVPPIKEANRITRLWREHGPNTYPIDLSLVVEHIINPTLDGERLHLVYSDFDTYDGMLNTRDGKKWGAFVNEKIPYKGRKNFTAAHEIFHFLAHRQTVKEFRCGDLELSDYRLNKLEIEANEFASHLLLPPDKIRPYVNGEFTYDAVKAVADDLGASVSAVAYKWLSLTARPVAFFQSRNGFVSQGYASESAYKRGIYFKEEKEIPQGSSTQKCQDASNHIASGFDPGLWHPELGGYEDVYQTSFEEFTYTFLRFY; this is translated from the coding sequence ATGACTGAATATGCCAGTGTTCCACCAATTAAAGAGGCGAATAGAATTACTCGCTTGTGGAGGGAGCATGGACCAAACACCTACCCTATCGATCTGTCATTGGTCGTTGAACACATAATTAATCCGACTTTAGATGGCGAAAGACTCCATCTTGTTTATAGCGATTTTGATACTTATGATGGAATGCTAAATACAAGAGATGGAAAAAAATGGGGCGCTTTTGTTAACGAGAAAATCCCTTATAAAGGGCGTAAAAATTTTACTGCTGCTCATGAAATTTTTCATTTTTTAGCACACCGACAAACTGTCAAAGAATTCCGTTGCGGAGATCTTGAGTTATCCGATTACCGACTTAACAAGCTGGAAATTGAAGCAAATGAATTTGCATCTCATTTATTATTGCCTCCGGATAAGATACGGCCTTACGTTAATGGAGAGTTTACATATGATGCCGTTAAAGCTGTGGCAGATGACCTTGGTGCCTCAGTTTCTGCGGTTGCCTATAAGTGGTTGTCGTTAACTGCAAGGCCTGTTGCCTTTTTCCAGTCTCGTAATGGGTTTGTCTCACAAGGCTATGCTAGCGAATCTGCATACAAGCGTGGCATTTATTTTAAAGAGGAAAAAGAGATTCCACAAGGTTCATCTACCCAAAAATGCCAAGATGCATCAAATCATATTGCCTCAGGTTTTGACCCTGGATTGTGGCATCCTGAGTTAGGTGGTTATGAAGATGTGTATCAAACTTCTTTTGAAGAATTCACATATACGTTTTTACGCTTTTATTGA
- a CDS encoding helix-turn-helix domain-containing protein translates to MSDSFGKKVRKLRQDQSLTLEDLAEKLETTKNYVWQLENKSPARPSGQLLLKIADIFEVSPDFLIDDSIKEESINQRHEALFRRIKNKNLSNEDIEKALKILDMLDD, encoded by the coding sequence GTGTCTGATTCTTTTGGAAAAAAAGTTCGAAAATTGAGGCAAGATCAAAGCCTCACGCTAGAAGATTTAGCTGAAAAGTTAGAGACGACAAAAAATTACGTATGGCAGTTGGAGAATAAATCACCAGCAAGACCCTCAGGTCAGTTACTTCTTAAGATCGCTGATATTTTTGAGGTTTCACCAGACTTTCTCATTGACGATTCCATCAAGGAAGAGAGTATAAATCAGCGGCATGAGGCTCTGTTCCGAAGAATTAAGAACAAAAACCTATCTAATGAAGACATAGAAAAAGCCTTAAAGATTTTGGATATGCTTGATGACTGA
- the thiC gene encoding phosphomethylpyrimidine synthase ThiC has product MPDTANTDFTITTGPISGSKKIFVRSETMDDVRVPMREIHLHPSANEVPVRVYDTSGPYTDETAKIDIYEGLAELRKEWILARGDVEEYEGRDIKPEDNGNAGEKYLAPEFPVKKKPLKAKDGMNVTQMHYARKGIITPEMEFVAIRENLGRKAQAEKLKREGESFGAEIPDYITAEFVRSEIARGRAVLVNNVNHPESEPMIIGRNFLVKINANIGNSAVTSSIAEEVDKMVWATRWGADTVMDLSTGRNIHNTREWIIRNSPVPIGTVPIYQALEKVDGIAEDLTWEIYRDTLIEQCEQGVDYFTIHAGVRLPFIHLTAKRITGIVSRGGSIMAKWCLAHHKESFLYTHFEDICEILKKYDVAFSLGDGFRPGSIGDANDEAQFAELITLGELTKIAWKHDVQVFIEGPGHVPMHKIKENMELQLKHCDEAPFYTLGPLTTDIAPGYDHITSAIGAAQIGWYGTAMLCYVTPKEHLGLPDRNDVKEGVITYKLAAHAADLAKGHPASQLRDDALSRARYEFRWEDQFNLSLDPERARDFHDQTLPKEAHKVAHFCSMCGPKFCSMKITAEVREFAAKKEEAETGMKAMSAEFKKRGSELYLPADEVTAAE; this is encoded by the coding sequence ATGCCTGATACTGCAAATACTGATTTCACCATCACCACTGGCCCGATTTCTGGCTCGAAAAAAATCTTTGTACGCTCTGAAACAATGGATGATGTGCGTGTGCCGATGCGGGAAATTCACCTGCACCCATCCGCGAACGAAGTGCCGGTGCGTGTGTACGACACATCTGGCCCCTATACAGATGAAACCGCAAAGATCGATATATACGAGGGCCTCGCGGAACTCAGGAAAGAATGGATCCTTGCGCGCGGTGATGTGGAAGAATACGAAGGCCGCGACATTAAGCCAGAGGATAACGGCAATGCAGGTGAAAAATACCTCGCGCCTGAATTCCCGGTAAAGAAAAAGCCGCTTAAAGCCAAAGACGGCATGAACGTGACGCAGATGCACTATGCGCGCAAAGGCATTATCACGCCTGAGATGGAATTTGTTGCCATCCGTGAAAACCTTGGCCGCAAGGCGCAAGCTGAAAAGTTAAAGCGTGAGGGCGAAAGTTTTGGCGCGGAAATACCTGATTATATCACCGCTGAATTTGTGCGCAGTGAGATCGCGCGCGGCCGTGCTGTGCTGGTGAACAACGTGAACCACCCAGAGAGCGAGCCGATGATCATTGGCCGCAACTTCCTCGTTAAAATTAACGCGAACATCGGTAACTCGGCTGTTACCAGCAGCATCGCTGAAGAAGTGGACAAAATGGTGTGGGCAACGCGCTGGGGCGCTGACACCGTGATGGACCTGTCAACAGGCCGCAACATTCACAACACCCGCGAATGGATTATCCGCAACTCGCCTGTGCCAATCGGCACCGTGCCAATATACCAAGCACTTGAGAAGGTAGACGGCATCGCCGAAGACCTAACATGGGAAATTTACCGCGATACGCTGATTGAGCAGTGCGAGCAGGGCGTGGACTATTTCACCATTCATGCGGGGGTGCGCCTGCCGTTCATTCACCTGACTGCAAAACGCATTACCGGCATTGTAAGCCGCGGCGGCAGCATTATGGCCAAATGGTGCCTTGCCCACCACAAGGAAAGCTTCCTTTACACGCATTTTGAAGATATCTGCGAGATTTTGAAAAAATACGATGTCGCCTTTTCGCTTGGTGATGGTTTCCGCCCCGGCTCCATTGGTGATGCGAACGATGAAGCCCAGTTTGCAGAGCTGATAACCCTTGGTGAGCTTACCAAAATTGCGTGGAAGCATGATGTGCAGGTGTTTATTGAAGGCCCCGGCCATGTGCCGATGCACAAGATTAAAGAAAACATGGAATTGCAGCTTAAACACTGTGATGAAGCACCGTTTTACACGCTTGGGCCGCTCACGACCGATATCGCACCGGGTTATGACCATATCACCAGTGCGATTGGCGCGGCGCAGATCGGCTGGTACGGCACCGCGATGCTGTGCTATGTAACCCCGAAGGAACATTTGGGCCTGCCGGACCGGAACGACGTGAAAGAAGGTGTTATCACCTACAAGCTTGCGGCCCACGCGGCGGATTTAGCGAAAGGCCACCCTGCGAGCCAACTGCGGGATGATGCCCTTTCCCGCGCGCGCTATGAATTCCGCTGGGAAGACCAGTTTAACCTGAGCCTTGACCCAGAACGCGCCCGGGATTTCCACGACCAGACCCTGCCAAAAGAAGCACACAAGGTGGCGCACTTCTGTTCCATGTGCGGGCCAAAATTCTGCTCCATGAAAATCACTGCCGAAGTGCGCGAATTCGCGGCCAAAAAGGAAGAGGCAGAAACGGGCATGAAAGCCATGAGCGCGGAGTTCAAAAAACGCGGCTCAGAACTGTATCTGCCAGCGGATGAAGTAACTGCGGCTGAGTAA
- a CDS encoding GFA family protein — translation MTDTTIQEGGCSCGDVRYQMLAEPMFVHCCHCTCCQQQTGAAFAVNAIIESDHVKLIKGTVAYTVVPSPSGRGQEIARCPTCHVALWSHYGGLGKKASFVRVGTLGTGHTISPDAFIYTSTKQPWVQIPDGMLAVPEYYNMKETWPAESQRRLSALLKS, via the coding sequence ATGACAGACACCACCATACAGGAAGGCGGCTGTAGCTGCGGCGATGTGCGCTACCAAATGCTGGCAGAGCCAATGTTTGTACATTGCTGTCACTGTACGTGTTGTCAGCAGCAAACAGGCGCGGCCTTTGCGGTGAACGCCATTATTGAAAGCGACCATGTAAAGCTCATCAAAGGCACTGTTGCCTATACCGTAGTACCAAGCCCCAGTGGCAGAGGGCAGGAAATTGCCCGCTGCCCCACCTGCCATGTTGCACTGTGGAGCCACTACGGCGGCCTCGGTAAAAAAGCAAGTTTTGTCCGTGTTGGTACACTCGGTACAGGCCACACCATCAGCCCTGATGCTTTTATCTATACCAGCACCAAACAGCCTTGGGTGCAAATTCCGGATGGTATGTTAGCTGTGCCCGAATACTATAATATGAAAGAAACTTGGCCCGCAGAAAGCCAGCGGCGCCTGAGTGCTTTATTAAAAAGCTAA
- a CDS encoding GNAT family N-acetyltransferase: protein MMDLELPAGYSARAVNDSDATGLIRLIDSCFSEYEGVFLEPDGIDDDLQAYATSIAGLNGEALVIEDETGIVAVVSVAPIEGTRYQLKRIYLAASLRGTGIGLTLLHYAEARALAHGAKTMELWSDTRFTRAHSFYAREGYVKQAETRDLHDSSNTTEYLFIKPL, encoded by the coding sequence ATGATGGACTTGGAATTGCCAGCGGGCTACAGCGCCCGTGCTGTGAATGATAGCGATGCGACAGGCCTGATCAGGCTCATTGATAGCTGCTTTAGCGAATATGAAGGCGTTTTTCTGGAGCCTGATGGCATTGATGATGACCTGCAAGCATACGCAACCAGCATTGCTGGGCTGAACGGTGAAGCCCTTGTTATTGAAGATGAAACTGGCATTGTTGCTGTGGTTTCTGTTGCGCCGATTGAGGGCACACGCTACCAGTTGAAGCGGATTTACCTTGCGGCTAGCCTGCGCGGTACTGGTATTGGTTTAACACTCTTGCACTATGCTGAGGCACGCGCACTGGCACACGGCGCCAAAACCATGGAACTATGGTCAGACACACGCTTCACCCGCGCCCACAGTTTTTATGCCCGTGAAGGCTATGTCAAACAGGCAGAAACCCGCGATCTGCACGACAGTTCAAACACGACGGAATACCTGTTTATCAAGCCGCTTTAA